A single region of the Vicia villosa cultivar HV-30 ecotype Madison, WI linkage group LG4, Vvil1.0, whole genome shotgun sequence genome encodes:
- the LOC131598551 gene encoding uncharacterized protein LOC131598551 → MRRFLVDRENIQNVNVVQSEVKLEPPLNNVVNEFNPNEIVRDPGYREQISEYAPDIQDQVRRAYILKGPMQPDLSSFPRTQFGSQPGRAEHFGFEVFTESGYKDWNHASQGLKGHVGSYNSLHNSCVKHYDDYNNQRQRMTSKFAKATKESEELYKIHLTCSLDCSRYLIAQGMAFRGHDESSTSLNKGNFREMVDWVKSQNEQVRDAFDRGRKNCTMTYGDIQKELAMFVNDKGNVVERFIALHHVTDTSSKSLKDALYGILDKYTLSISRIRGQGYDGASNMRGEFNGLQRKILEKFYVHCYAHRLQLVVVSVTCSCSSIHDFFEYIALIVNTTSASCKRMDALTKAQHQYILNKLESCEISRGRGLHQSSSLTRPGDTRWGSHHTTLLRLDQMWSSVLKVLTMVDEDGRGPSQAACLIEKMESF, encoded by the exons ATGAGGAgatttttggttgatagagaaaatattcAGAATGTGAATGTTGTGCAATCGGAAGTCAAATTAGAACCACCGCTTAATAATGTGGTTAATGAGTTTaatccaaatgagattgtgcgtgaTCCAGGATATAGGGAACAAATTAGTGAGTATGCTCCAGATATTCAAGACCAAGTGAGGAGGGCATATATATTGAAGGGTCCAATGCAACCAGATTTGTCAAGCTTTCCTCGTACTCAATTTGGAAGT CAACCCGGGAGGGCCGAGCACTTTGGTTTTGAAGTCTTCACTGAAAGCGGATATAAAGATTGGAATCATGCATCTCAAGGCTTGAAAGGTCATGTTGGTAGTTATAATAGTTTGCACAACTCATGTGTCAAGCACTACgatgattataataatcaaagacaACGTATGACAAGTAAGTTTGCTAAAGCAACCAAGGAATCTGAAGAATTGTATAAGATTCATTTGACTTGTTCTTTAGATTGTTCAAGATATCTCATAGCCCAAGGCATGGCTTTCCGTGGCCATGATGAATCCTCTACTTCACTAAATAAGGGAAATTTTAGAGAGATGGTAGATTGGGTAAAATCTCAGAATGAACAAGTGAGGGATGCTTTTGACCGTGGTAGAAAAAATTGTACAATGACTTACGGagacattcaaaaggagcttgcaat GTTTGTGAATGACAAAGGGAATGTTGTTGAACGATTTATTGCTCTACATCATGTCACAGATACTTCATCTAAGTCATTAAAGGACGCtctttatggtattcttgataagTACACGTTATCGATTTCAAGGATACGAGGGCAAGGATATGATGGAGCTTCAAATATGAGAGGTGAATTTAATGGTTTGCAAAGAAAAATTCTAGAAAAATTCTATGTCCATTGTTATGCTCACCGTTTGCAATTGGTTGTTGTGTCTGTTACTTGTAGTTGCTCATCTATTCATGATTTCTTTGAGTATATTGCCTTGATTGTGAATACAACAAGTGCATCTTGTAAGAGGATGGATGCTTTGACAAAGGCACAACaccaatatattttaaataaacttgAGAGTTGTGAGATATCTAGAGGAAGGGGCTTGCACCAATCATCTAGTCTCACTAGACCCGGGGATACTAGATGGGGTTCACATCATACTACATTGCTTCGTTTGGATCAAATGTGGTCCTCCGTGTTAAAGGTGCTTACTATGGTTGATGAAGATGGACGTGGACCATCTCAAGCAGCGTGTTTGAtagaaaaaatggagagcttttga